In Catharus ustulatus isolate bCatUst1 chromosome 28, bCatUst1.pri.v2, whole genome shotgun sequence, one DNA window encodes the following:
- the LOC117007995 gene encoding H/ACA ribonucleoprotein complex subunit 3-like — protein MVVISGCVRPPRPLPVQTPLTSFFLLRRLPLPRPAAAAVLLQCYENERGERVYTLRKVAPDGTPTCSAHPARLSPDDKFSRHRVALKRRFGVLLTQRSRPLL, from the exons ATGGTGGTCATCTCGGGCTGTGTCAGA CCACCTCGCCCACTTCCGGTACAAACCCCGCtcacttccttttttcttctgaggcGACTTCCGCTCCCGcgtcccgccgccgccgccgtgctCCTGCAGTGCTACGAGAACGAGCGTGGGGAGCGCGTTTACACCCTGCGG AAGGTGGCCCCGGACGGGACCCCCACATGCTCGGCTCATCCCGCCCGTTTGTCCCCCGATGATAAATTCTCCCGGCACCGCGTGGCCCTGAAGCGGCGATTTGGGGTTCTGCTCACTCAGCGGAGCCGGCCCCTGCTCTGA
- the LOC117007996 gene encoding zinc finger protein 239-like: MDHEQLHDGKKPLQCLECGKSFHKSTHFNHHQRIHTGERPYKCGKCGKGFRESSDLIQHLTVHTGECPYECGECGKGCKDTSALIRHLTAHTGERPYKCGECGKGFSVSSHLIIHQRIHTGARPYECGECGKGFCDSTDLIMHQAMHTGECPYKCSECGKSFSLSSSWIPHKRIHTREKPFGCPECGKKFQSRSSLLKHQQIHTEERPFCCPCGKGFKENSTLVTHQCIHTRERPWCVKCVPSVGRASPRTLL; this comes from the coding sequence ATGGACCATGAGCAGCTTCATGATGGCAAGAAGCCCCTTCAGTGCTTGGAATGTGGGAAGAGTTTCCACAAGAGCACCCACTTTAATCATCACCAGAGGATCCATACTGGGGAACGGCCCTACAAGTGTGGGAAGTGTGGGAAGGGATTCAGAGAGAGCTCTGACCTGATCCAACACCTGACAGTGCACACTGGGGAATGTCCCTACGAGTGTGGGGAATGTGGGAAGGGTTGCAAAGACACCTCCGCCCTGATTCGACACTTGACAGCGCACACCGGCGAACGGCCCTACAAGTGTGGGGAATGTGGGAAGGGATTCAGCGTCAGCTCCCACCTGATTATCCACCAGAGAATCCACACTGGGGCACGGCCCTACGAGTGTGGGGAATGTGGGAAGGGCTTCTGTGACAGCACTGACCTGATCATGCACCAGGCAATGCACACAGGGGAATGCCCCTACAAGTGCTCAgaatgtgggaagagcttcagcCTGAGCTCCAGTTGGATCCCTCACAAGAGGATCCACACCAGGGAGAAGCCCTTTGGGTGTCCTGAGTGTGGGAAGAAGTTTCAGAGCAGATCCAGTCTGCTCAAGCATCAGCAGATTCACACAGAGGAGAGGCCCTTCTGCTGCCCCTGTGGGAAGGGCTTTAAGGAAAACTCCACCCTCGTCACCCACCAGTGCATCCACACCAGGGAGAGGCCCTGGTGTGTGaagtgtgtccccagtgtgggaagagcttctccGAGAACCCTCCTGTGA